In Aulosira sp. FACHB-615, the DNA window GACCATAGCTAACACCAGTTCCAGCCGCAATCGTTTTCACCTGGGTAACTCGCGCTTTTACTTGTAAAACAGGCTTTAAGTTAATCTTGCGTTGTAAATGTGGTGCAGGCGCAAGACCGTAAACCCCTAAACCCACTCTGACCATATCGTAGTGCAGTTGGGAATCTGCCAGGGTGGCGGCGGTGTTGGCTAAGTGCAAGCTCGGAATTTTGATGCCGATTTTTTGAATTTGGGCGATCGCCGTTTTAAATCTGCTATGCTGTTCTGCCATAATTGCCGGATCAGGACTATCGGCAGTCGCTAAATGGGAGTAAACACTGGCTATGGTCAAATGTGGTAAGCGTTCTACTAACTGCACAAACTCGGCTGCGACTTGCCAATCAGTCCCTAACCGTGACATTCCTGTGTCCAATTTAATATGCACAGGTACAGGAGAACCGTAGTTAATTGCTTCTAAAATATTGGAAAAAATTAAAGCTTGTTTAGGACTGCACAACGTCGGCTGGAGTTTCCAATGGGCGATCGCATGAATTTGTTCTGGTGTCTGGGTTGCCCCTAAAATTAATATGGGTGCTTGTATCCCTGCTTCTCGTAATTGAATCCCTTCGGGGACTGTCGCCACCCCTAACCAACTCGCACCTGATTGTAATGCTGTTTGCGCGACTGTAACTGCACCATGCCCATAAGCA includes these proteins:
- the alr gene encoding alanine racemase, whose amino-acid sequence is MLSRDQMTGIASNQQCDTYAWFSQRAWVEIDLEALSHNVKQLKQLLSPRTQLMAVVKADAYGHGAVTVAQTALQSGASWLGVATVPEGIQLREAGIQAPILILGATQTPEQIHAIAHWKLQPTLCSPKQALIFSNILEAINYGSPVPVHIKLDTGMSRLGTDWQVAAEFVQLVERLPHLTIASVYSHLATADSPDPAIMAEQHSRFKTAIAQIQKIGIKIPSLHLANTAATLADSQLHYDMVRVGLGVYGLAPAPHLQRKINLKPVLQVKARVTQVKTIAAGTGVSYGHQFVADREMRIAVVAIGYADGVPRNLSNKMEVLLRGQRVPQIGAITMDQLMIDISQLPEIQEGEIVTLLGDQGKEQITADDWAAQLNTISWEILCGFKHRLPRVGVI